Genomic window (Vitis riparia cultivar Riparia Gloire de Montpellier isolate 1030 chromosome 4, EGFV_Vit.rip_1.0, whole genome shotgun sequence):
TATTATCAGTTGACTGAGCTTCCCAGGGTGGGGGTGGTAGCGAGCTGCCACTTTGAGCACCTGTTCAACATTCCACAATGTGATACTcataaaagaagaataaataGCACAAGTTCTCCAAATTTGCATCTAAAGCCCAGCCATCATTCTATGTGTGTCAGATTAAACAACCGTTGAACAATGTCTACCTAAATCTGATAGAATGTGATTGGGTAGGGTCTGCATCCACAGTACGTAAAATATGTTTTGGCTAGAATGAGATAGAAGCGTACCATAGACAGGGGATGGTGGCTGCTGCTGGGAGATCTGACCATAGACTGGAGACTGTGGGGGCTGCTGCTGCTGTCCAATCTGGCCATAGACTGGAGACTGTGGCTGCTGCTGCTGGGCGATCTGGCCGTTCCAGGCAAGTGACTGCTCGTATTGAGGTAACCCCATGCTTGGGGCACTTCCATTTGGATAAAATGTGGATTGTGGAGGTTGAACATTCTGCTGTTGTTGGAATTGTGGGGTCAAAGGGGATTGCCCGGCAGGATATCCTGGTTGAGCATTGAAATTATTTGGGGTGTTATTACTTGAAGAAAGCATGTCCACAAGAACAAGGGCTTTTTGCTGAGAAAGAGGGCTGCTTGACTGTGCTTCTCCCACAGGAACAAGGGCCAATGAATTATCTGCCTTTGGTGAGTTATAATCATCACCACTCAGCAGGTCCATTTTAGGGTTGATTGCTGGAGTTGCTGCTGGGCCATTAGTTGTAGGAGGGGCAGGAAGCAATAACTGAACTTGTTGAGTTCCTGCACCAGCACTTGAGGTGGATCTGCAGAAAAAACCTTGACATGAACTGATTGTGCTGAGTACAATGAATAAACCTGAGCAGGAACCACGTATAGAAGAATAGTGCTACTATCATAGCCATTCGTTACTTCTATGGCTTCCCACATGTTAATATGTTACAATACAATAAGCCACTTGAATTTGCCATGAAAGCAGCCATATAAATCTGGTAATAATACTGGCTTAAATAAGTGGCCAATTCCAACAGCAATGTGATACACCATTCAAATAAACTTCCTTACCCGCCATCTGGCTTTTTGTTGCTATCTCCTGTATCAACTAGAGGATTATCAACTTCAACAAGGGCTTGAACAGGTTCAGTCTTGGGTTTCTCTTTTGGAACAGGAGTTCCTGAAGCAATAGCTTCGTGTTTGGCTAGTAACCGCTGCAAGTCATCATTCAGTGCCAGTCCTTGACATAGAAGCGATTCATCCCTGAAAGAGtaagaagataaaaaatgaaaaaataaccCCAATGACAACTGTTTAAACTTCAAAAACATAGAAATTCTCAACTTCTGATTTAATTTGTAAATGGCACTTTAACGTATCCTCAAGGAGTTTCCTGTTAAAGTTAGCATGTTTCCACAAATAATGACCTTATATTCCAGCATAACAATTCAGTCATTGTGATCCAAAATACATCCATGGTCACATGTATATATAATCATAATCCCCATTATGAGATTACTCTTCAACCTTCCCATGTTTGTTTACTCATATTGCACTTTTAGAGGAGTTTTTATCCACAATAAAACTGCTACAAAATATAATCCCTTTTCTACAGAGGGCAAGTTTTGGCTCTTTACAACTATGAAATATAAGAGCTCACAAAGGTGAACAGCTCATTGTCCAAACCTGATGTCAGCATGCTATTgtaaataattgttaataaattATGCCAACTGCCTTTGAGGTCTCTGAACAGCAATGATATCCCTAGTCAAAAGGGGTGACTTGATAGTTAATAGTTTAATTGAAAAAAGATaaggctttaaaaaaaaaatacactcattcaaaaatacaaaattacCCTTAAATAAAAGATAcccttattaaaaaatacaacaTTATCCTTCATTTAAGGATGATGTTGTTTCATAAACTGCAGTGGAGGTTTCCATAATTAGCTATAGGTTATTAACTCATACTTCAAGGGACAAAGATAACCGGATCAAGGATAAGATGCAATCAACCAGAACAACTACAAGATAACACTTGCTCTATAGACAGTAGTCTGTTCAGCAACCACGTAGCCGGAAGAAACTTAGCTCATATGGTAAGACCAACAGGCTTAGTCAATCATCTCTATCAGGTCATGTCTTCACCCCTCTATTCCCTAATCATTTTTTCATGCAAAAGGGGGGCGAGGCCCCACCCTCTATCCGTCACTCACAATATCTCCAACAGAGACATGTTTCTACTACCCAAAATATGCATCTTCTTACAAAGCAGAAATTGATGAAATTGATGAGAAGGTTGAAGAACATGTCTTGCAGAGAATTGGATAAACAGTGAAGCAGATTCTCAACCCTGGAAACCAGAAAGAATCACAAAGAATAGCCACAAGTTGGACTATTTGCTCCACAGGCTGTATAGCCCTAGACATATATGATGAACACTCCAACAGTgatcaagaaaatcaaaattgccCTTAGAATAATTGAATGCTAATAAACGATGTATATCAGTCAACAGAATGAAGGCATATATGTAGATCAACACCAACACATGCACACATGTCTAGGTAGCAGAAGCATGAAAATAATGCAAAGTGATATGGGACAATGATTACAAAGTTAACAAAGCATGTAACAAGAAAAGAAGTATGAGGCCTCACGCAGTTGAGTTGACAAGGTGGACCACTCTTTGCTTGTATGTCCGACACTGATCTACCAAGTCCATGATAACCTCCTGCCTGAGCCCCTGTTAATTAGGACAAAAATAACCCAACATGAACACAGAGACTGAACTAAAGAAATCTAATATGTGCAAAAAAAACCTCAAGGATGACACAAATGCATAGAATAGTAAATCATCCCCAAGGTCAAAAGTATTTTACTTTCAATGATAGCCATCTTAATAGCCATCTTAAATCAGCCCCATATTTGTCAAAAGTATTTCGTGTGACAAATATTAATTTAGTCATACTAAGCCCTTAATAGCCATCTTATTCAAACAGTGACACATTTAATAACAGGATAGAGTATTTACagtatttatatatcatatgacACCAAtgtacttttcttcttttccttcattttaaaTTGCCAATATACCTCTTTGTTTCCTGGATCTAATGCACTCAGCATTTCTGCAAGGACATCCATAATACCTCGTGCATTCTGAATTTCTGTCAAACTAGGAAggaatattcaaattaaaaacaagaCATGCATAATAACTTGCAAAAAGATCGAAACCATGCAACAAAAGATGTTAACCAGAGAGACagattttacattttaaaaaaaaaaaaaaacactttatttcattaaatgaAATAGAAGGTAGAAAGTATGATGAGACAGATTTTATATTTGCAGCAGAATGTTTGGCCACTTCTTGGATTTTGATACCACAATTTTATTCTGTAGCAATAGTGAAGATATCCCAGAAAACTCTGCAGGGAGCATACAACTTCATCATCTTTATCTTTCCTCTCATAATCTGATATTAAAGCACACCCAGTAGCAAGGAAAAAAGGAACTGTGAAATTATCCAATCACTGCACTTGCCCATGATAGAGTGGATAGCCAAATATAACCTTCTTATAGTCAATAACTTTACAGGTGTAACAATTCAGCTGAGACTTCGATGCTGATATGACTAAACCAGTGATGTTTCAAAGAGGGAATCTCCAACAGTAATAACCAAGATATAAAGACAATAGAAAGTGGCATTTTGTCGGGAGGACTCCTCATCCTTATCTTGTACTTTTTATctataattaatatatctttgtttctgatcaaaataaataaaagacaatAGAAAGTGAACCTACTAAAATGTGAACtgcatataaattaattatcatCCATTACTTCAGAGACAACTAGAGAGCCACTCTCCCAGACCCCCCTTTTTTTCTGACCCGTTCCTGCATAAAACAGGTGGATAAGCAAAAGGAATACCTTGATTTATCCACTCTGGTCAGGTGAGACAATAAAGAGCAAACATTCAGAATGTACCAGACAATCCTGGCTCAATTCtcacattatttttttctcaataatgAAGTATGTCCTTGTTTCTCCTCCATAAAGTATGTTTCATGCAGGttgatcaattttattttctatattatttttttgtgatatacatacatgtgtatatatatatatatatgcacaaCTGCTTCATGGGTCATTCTTATTTCCAATGTGCACCTTGTGCAATGACTGGaatagggaaagaaaatacaaggcCAAGAAGCAAGGAGCCTAATTGTTGTATGTAACCACAGTTTTGAATGGAATCTTCAACATTGCCAATGAAAAATTGAACTGGCATCAATTTCAAGCGGATTGGATTACCGCCATATAATCATAACCTTTCAGAATCAATTAATCAAATCCAGATGGAACAAAAGGCAAGACTTTTCAAAGTGGCAAATAAACAGCTACCCTGGAGAAGCGGATTCTAATACTAGGTTAAACCATCCATTCTAATGACAAATAAAGTGTTAATAGATGTACCTCAAGGTAGGAAACTCAGACTCGGTAGAAGACTCAGCTCCTTCTTGCCGATACTCTGGATTACGAAGATTTTGAGGAAATGATGTCAGAGGCTGCGTTTGTGGAGGGGTAAATACAGGTGCTGTCCTCTCAGACCTCTGAGGGAATACTGCCCCAGCACGCTGAGAAAAAATAGTTGacatgagaaaaatataaaagaaaatgaagacaaAATGGCTAGAGGCACTACTTGCATAACAACCAAATTTTGAAGCAATAAAATGatgagttaatttcattcacctcctTTGAGATTTTGGCTAAATACTCCTAATCCCCATTGATtagaaatttcatcaaatacctccCATATTTTGAGTGCGGAAGGAGGTgattgaaaataacaaataaaaaaaataggggaggtatttgatgaaatttcaaaccaatgggGGTCATGTTTTTAACCAAAACCTGAGGGGAGAGGAGTGAAATTAACTATAAAATAATAGTTATGTTCGGTTAATGGAGCACAAAGAAATGAATGAGCAAAGTGGCCAGTTTCTAGCTTATTAAGCTCCACTAACTGAAAGACATTTAGGAACAAGAGTCATTCAGTAAATGTACCAGCAACTCCTGGTATGCAGCATAGTATTGTGGATATCTTGCCCTTGGTCCTCCAAAAGCTTCTTGCCAAGTATCTATCAGAATCAATATCTTCTCTCTGACATGCAAATCAGGCTGCAATTTTGCAGAATAAATACTATGAACAGGTTTCtcggataaataaataaatgaaactaGGGAACAAAAAAATGGTACTTGAATGACAGTCTGAcctttttctttactattttcacCATCTCATGAAGAATATCTCTCTCTGCTACATGCATATGGACAATATCTCCACAGTTTTTTACGACTGTCTCCAATAGCTATAGTAGAAAGACAAAAGCAAAACCAATTTAATCCTCTATCAGATAAAGGCAAGCAGGAGAATGCAATAATTGATTGAATGAAATCTACAACTGAAGGGGCATCTACGTTAACTTTCTGTTAATTTTTTCCAACAAACCAAGTCAATTTGCTCAAATAAATGGATTTGAATCAAGCAAGCTCTCAATCGACTCAAAGACCATATCATATATGAACCTAGTTCATCCGTCAttctataaaattcaaaaacaaaagacaaaacaggaaaagaaaaagggaagaaaaacaaaaaaaatgcaagCACACAAACGCATACAAAGctatttcatcaattcttcAAATAATGTGTTAGATGGACAAtcaatacatataaaatatattttttcttctcaagGACAGTAAACAACAAGGTTTTTGCCACTAGGTAAACAAGCCCACTAGCCGCCACTTACCACCAACAAAACTATATTTTCAGACTCATCCATACTAATCAAAGTAATCATGATTCTTCACTTTAATTGGATAAACCTATATTtcaacatattaaaatatggCATTTCTAAACTATAAATGTCAattgggaaagaaatgcaaggattttttaggatagtggagaagttaaaaaatgatatgGAACTTAATCCACTTTTATTCCTCTTTTTAGGCCTAAAGTACCTAAGCTTTCAAGGGCACTCCACTTACTAtttattcaactcaattggAGTTTGATGTGTAATTCCAAAGCCTCTGGTTTTTTGTAAATGTATTGTTTTGTAATAAAAGAAGAACCATATTTCCTGTGCCGATAGGAGAAATTGTGTTTATCCATTCTTTTGATCAAAATATGTAAATTCTTGGAACCtcagaaagaaaaaagatacaTACAAGTTAGAGAGAACTCATATGCAAAAACAAGGACTCCACACCCATCAGCTAAAAAGAACACACATCAGTTATTGTACAACCTTCACTTTGGCACTGCAAATTAAACAAGAAATTTTTTCTAGGACcattaagacttttttttttttttaatcagaaaccaTTAACTACATAGTCTTCATTTGAAATCCAcagccttaaaaaaaaaaccccaagaGTTTAAGGCTCATCTCTATGCAAGTCTAACCTTTATTTTCTGTTTGGATGTGGTCAAAGGAGTcacaagataataaataaaggaTATCTTGTTGATTAAGAATAGCTTTATCATCTACTAATGTTGTATGGATAATGTCAAAGAGTatcttgtttatatatatatatatatatataggtagatttttgtccccattgggacaaCCTCCCACAAACTCttcccatccctttaccacttgagccaagcctcaagggcTTAAAGAGTATCTTGTTGATTAAGAAAAGATGAACTGTTAAAGAGTATCTTGTTGATTAAGAAGAGTTTATCTTGTTCCAATGTTGTATTGCTATATGAACAAAATTGGAGTGGAAGACCTCTTTGCTTCTTTAATTGGTTATTTCATCCTAACAATTGTTAAATTGGTCTATGTATCTAGCTTGATCAAACTTAAATTGTTGTAATTGTTATTCTTTTGCTTACTGTCATCTTAGCTAAATTGAACACCTTAATTTCATTTAACTCCATTTGTGAGGACCAGTGAACTAGATACCTTAATTTGTTAGATTCCAGTAGGTATTTATACAAAACAATAcacaaaatcatttaaaaaaattgttcctCAATCAAATCATaacaattttctttacaaaCAACAAAAGCATGTATTAAGAAGCGCTAAAAAGTAGGGCCACACCCTACATACACAAGCAATATACACAAAACACCTCAAAGCAAGCACCAAACAAAAACAAGGTTAGCCTACAAGGGCAGGGCAAAGCTAACCACAAGAAAGAAcatctaagaaattcaaaatagaGGGGTTCTCCAATTCCAATGAATCTTGAGACCACTCTTAAAGTGTACAAATGAAGAACTACTTTAATATTTGATCTAATAACTCTTCATCTTCAAAAGTCTTTCCATTGTGCTCTTTCAAAATACACCAAAATAAGCAAATCAAAGCCAAGTGCCAAActattcttttcttcttatctAGCCCCTTAAATTTCCATTCTAGAAGGAGATTTCTCAAAAATGCAAGAAACACCTAAGACAAGCCAAAGACTGCTAACAAAAAAGTCTATAAGACTCTTGACTTATCAAAATGAATCAGAATGTGATTAGGAGAATCCCTCACCCCTCTAGTAGTCCATCCTCCCTCCATTTCCCCGAATTTTCAAAGAATGATCTTCCTCCACAAGCACTctcactcaaaaaaaaaaatctacataaCCATTTGCCTAGCAAGACTTGATTAAGACCCTCCAAACTTCTTAGCCCCAACCCTCCGTTTTTCTTATTCTTACAAATATCTAACCAATTTACCAAGTagatctttcttctttctctagtATCTCCCCACAAAAAGTCACTTTGAATTCTCTCTAATACGATCCTCACTTATTTGGGAATTGCAAAGGGGAACATAAAATAGATAGGAGGTTTGATAGAGTGCTCTTAATAAGGACAAGCCTTCCTCCAATGAATAGGTATGGTTTTCTCAATGCagccaatttcttttaaatctctCCTCGATTAAATCCCCCCCACACACCACAAAGCTTGTGAAGGGCCTCAAGGGGTAAGCCAAGATAAGAAGTGGGAAGTTTCCCTACTTTACAACCAAAAAGAGAATTTTCTCTATCTACATCTTTCGCCTCCCCCACTAgaataatttcacttttttgcatatttattttcaaactgaCACTTCAAAGCAAGTAACAATCCACTTCCAATATTTCAATCAATCTACATTATCcccaccaaaaaagaaaaaaaaaagaaaaagaaaagagtatcATTTGCAAAAAATAGGTGTGCAACTAGAATCCCTTCTTCCTTTCTACCCTCAATCTTGAAGCCCCCAATGAAACCTCTTTACTTAGTCTTTGCAATTAAGCTACTAAGGGCTTCCataaccaaaacaaaaagataaggtGAAAGGAGGTCCCCCTGTCCTAAACCTCTAGAGGTCGAGAAGAAGTTATGGGGGTGTCATTGACAAGAACTACCAATCTCacaaaaaaatatgcaaaagtGGATCCATCGTCTCCATTTAGGACTAAATCAAATCTTTTCTAAGATTGAGAGAAGGAACTTCCAACTTACACAATCACAAGTTTTTTCTATATCTAAAATATAACATTGCCCCACCCCACCTTATTGTAGgaaattatcatttttctatACAAAGGAATATTTAAGCACCAAATATTTAATATGGGGAAGAGACCTTAGTAAAAGTATGTAACGCAAAGAATACCTAAACTAAAAAATCCCTATCACTAAGAATGATAATTTCCTAAATTGTAGGATAATCCACACTGCCTTTAATAGGTAAAATTCAAGCTAATTTCAAACAGGTGGTGTTGATATaggaatactttaaaaaattgataggCTTGAATAGGGCATCGACCTAACTACAACCTGCCTTAATTATATTTCCATTGTACCAAATATCCTTTTGTATTATACATGATATGAAATTATCATAATAGAAAACCCCATGTTCATTTGTTGCAATGCTAATTCTACCACTTAATGAGTctacttctttatttttcacCCACCACATTGCCAAAACTTCACCTTTTGGTTATGTACTACAATTAGGTTTGCAAGTTTGGTAGCTCataccatatttttatttttttattttcataggcAAACACACAAAAAGCATATATTAGAAAATGGCACCTTGAGGCTGACccaaaagcatacagggagtatacaagaggcgCCAAAGGGcacaaaaagaagaggaaatacAAAACCAGCCCTCAACTAGCACCTAGCCAATCAAAAAAACTGAGTAAAGGAAGAGGACCATCATTTACAACCGACTTAGTCCACAACAAAAGGTTACatacaaaacaatttttcaacctatgaatcgaaagctcctcattatcaaaagcaatcttgtttctttccttccaaaccgcccaaaaaatacacaaagggACTGCCTTCCACACCTTTCTGCGCTTCTTACCCAAGTTAAAGCCACACCAACCACTAAGGGTATATCTAACCAAAAAAGGAAGGACCCAAGtaacaccaaaaagagcaaacaatAACTCACATAACACTCTTGCCCTGGAGCACtaaataagaatatgatcaattgactctTCTTCCTCACAGCAAAGGAAGCATCTGTTAGCTAGAAACCGGCCCCTCTTTTtgagttgatccaaagttagcACCTTACCCCAAGAAGCTTCTCAAGCAAAGAAACACACTTTAGTAGGCacacaaggattccaaataatgtTGTTAGGGAACTGAACAACTCTTCTTGAAACTAGAGTACTATAAAGAGATTTAACTGAGAAAATCTCATCCTTAGTCTCTTTCCACAGCATTCTATCTTTCCATAAGGATTAAGCCTCCTAAACCCAGATTGTCAAAAGTAATCTCTCCACCTATCTccacctcccagtcattaaagggCCTAGAGAAGCTAGGACTCCAAACCCCTTCTTCTCCCGAATGATCCCACAATTCCTCTAACCAAGCCTCTTTATATGATGCAAAGGCATACAAATAGGGAAAGGAGTTACAGAGAGTGAAATTCCCACACCAATTAGGTCATACCATAATCTCACCATCATTGTTTTGAGCTTGGATTTAGTGCATTTTCCATTCCATTTCTCATAAACCAAACACCATTTTGGAGTTTTTTAATCTGTCTATTTTCTTAACAACCAAACAAATTGGGATCAACTTTTTGGTTTCACATATcatttacaatatatatataggccAAACACCgcagattttgaaattttttcttccatttcttttgtatttttttaacaatagataaaatttttagttttatatttcattttattaagtATTGGCAACCAAATGCtcatttgggattttttaatttttttctcattcaaacAAATGGAACTTTGGTTttcttatttagtttttatttgatttttcacGAGCATTactcttaaacattttttaaacaaaaaaaaccctataaaataatgttgttgggaccaaaagaaattattatcatGGTAGAGTTATTGATTTAtcgataaataaataatttgttaatttatcgATAAAtgaacatttattaatttagagaGAATCATgtgtc
Coding sequences:
- the LOC117912621 gene encoding TOM1-like protein 9; amino-acid sequence: MVNSMVERATSDMLIGPDWAMNIEICDMLNHDPGQAKDVVKGIKKRIGSKNPKVQLLALTLLETVVKNCGDIVHMHVAERDILHEMVKIVKKKPDLHVREKILILIDTWQEAFGGPRARYPQYYAAYQELLRAGAVFPQRSERTAPVFTPPQTQPLTSFPQNLRNPEYRQEGAESSTESEFPTLSLTEIQNARGIMDVLAEMLSALDPGNKEGLRQEVIMDLVDQCRTYKQRVVHLVNSTADESLLCQGLALNDDLQRLLAKHEAIASGTPVPKEKPKTEPVQALVEVDNPLVDTGDSNKKPDGGSTSSAGAGTQQVQLLLPAPPTTNGPAATPAINPKMDLLSGDDYNSPKADNSLALVPVGEAQSSSPLSQQKALVLVDMLSSSNNTPNNFNAQPGYPAGQSPLTPQFQQQQNVQPPQSTFYPNGSAPSMGLPQYEQSLAWNGQIAQQQQPQSPVYGQIGQQQQPPQSPVYGQISQQQPPSPVYGAQSGSSLPPPPWEAQSTDNSQLAGAQYPQPMQVPQGFATHAQPMPGGMYPQGPQPMGNDQAAVMYSQPIASGHLPGINTQAIPNNQFMGLHSQPIQVAQMGMLPHPMQAGPMSSMYPQQMYSNHMAGYGYGYGQQQNTQFLEHRMHGLAVRDDIGLRNSWNQASTSSYVPPMKPQKPEDKLFGDLVNMAKVKQAKPTSGRSDSM